The window TATCAATTTCCTTTCAGCTTCCAATGTTTCTTTCTCTGATAGAGATGTTGTTCCTAATGGTAATATCTCGAGAGGAGTCAACTCAACAGGTGAAGGTGAAACCCTTCAAACTAAGATGGATTCAGAACACCATCAGACAAGAAAGAGAAAGCTGGAGATACATTTGAAAAGGTCTAGTTTTGATCCTGAAGAACATGAGTTATACAAACGGTATCAGCTGAAAGTGCACAATGATAAGCCGGGGCATGTCACAGAAAGTTCATACAGAAGGTTTTTGGTCGACTCTCCTTTGATATATGTTCAGCATTCTGGTGATGGAAAGGTTCCGCCTTGTGGCTTTGGCTCTTTCCACCAACAGTACAGAGTTGATGGCCGTCTAATTGCTGTTGGGGTTGTAGACATTCTTCCTAAATGTTTGTCAAGTGTATACTTATTCTGGGATCCAGACTATGCATTCTTATCGCTCGGGAAATATTCTGCCATGCAAGAAATTAATTGGGTCAAAGAAAACCAAGCTCACTGCCCATCTGTTCAGTATTACTATCTTGGCTATTACATACATTCGTGCAACAAGATGAGATATAAAGCAGCCTATCGTCCATCTGAGCTTCTATGTCCTCTCCGTTTCCAGTAAGTTACCATCATTTTGTTACTCAATGTCTTAGCTCGTCAACTATCTCATATGAAGGAAGGTGCTGTATGAGTTGTACTACTTGTAAAAAGATATTTATGACCTCTTCCTGGACATGTCATTGAAGTGAGTGGAGACTggtaaatttaagtttttaacagtGGGGAGCTGTGTGTTTCAGGTGGGTTCCATTCGAAGTAGCGAGGCCGATGCTTGATAAAAAGCCATATGTCATCTTGTCAGATATTGCTAGTTCACAAAATCAATGTTCTTTACTTGCTCGTGCTTCTGAAACTCTCGCGGAACCAGCAGTAAGTGAACATGAAGACATGGAACAAGGGGAGACGAATGATAATTTTATGGGCtgcagtgatgatgatgataatgatgataataatgataatgaggatgttgatgttgatgatgatgatgatgatgatgatgatgatgatgaggatggtgaAATAGAATCAGAGGACTCTCATATTGACTCAGACCCTGGGTCCAAAGATAGCGACATTAGCAACATCCTTATCGGTCTTTATGGAACCCAATATAGATACAAGGTATATCaaacttggttttgttttccttttgaaattttgttagaAGGCTTAACTGGGTATTTACCATTATCAAACATATCATcttgacaacaaaagaaaagtggaATTTGAAGGATTTGCGGCAGATATTAAGTCCAGAAGGGCGGAAGCAACTGGAACCGATGTTACAAAACTACCGCAAGGTCGTGGGAGCTGAGCTTTCAGAAAGAATGCTGTATGAAATCAACTAAAGCTTAATGccaaactttttttgaaaaagggtcaATAGGTACAACATCATTGAGCTTAATACCATTATTTATTGCGTAAACTCAaaattgtgttgttgttgttcaaatGTGAGGGCTTTGTACATGGTGTCTTTCTTTTTAAGTCTGTTTGTGTTATGTTCTCATTTTCTTATTTACCTTgcgaattattttatttgaagatttttttaatatgtgaaaAGAAGTTGAAACTAAATTTGTCAATTTGATGCTGATTAGTAATTTTATTAATCTTAGGTCCCTATATTTTATAATGGATTTGTTTTACAGTATTGCTATTTATGGGAATCCATCTTTTTATTTGGgtaatatctaaaatttatttaaaaagaaatattttaaatatgtaaaaggaaaaagaaaaaaaaaaaggaaaaatgtgaGTAGAGAGAAATGGATGGGGGAGAGGTCCAGAGGAGAGGAAGCGCACGTGGGGGGGGGAGGCCTGCTGAGTGCTGACAGTGAAAAGATCAAAAGAGAAAGCGAAAGGCCCACACGAGTGCAAAGAGGCAGCAGATTTCAGACTTTGGGAAGTGTTATAGTAGTAACTTataaagatttggttttttttttttggttttagttttttcacaTTCTCAGAATTTTTGCAGAACCTTTTTACCACATCTCTCACACGTGTGTTCCTCCCTCGTCTTCCGTAAACCCTTTGACCGCTAGCTAGGAACTATACTACTTCCCCTACTTACTTTTATTGGATTTTATACCAGTTTAGATCCAACGAAACAGGATAAAACACTAATTTTTTACTTATTGATATATAAGTTACATTTTTTAAAGGACTTCAATTCAATCTCTTTCAGTTTCCAAGTTAAAGACCAACTTTGCTTtgcaaaataattttcttttttttaaagaatgatattttattttggacgGGTGCATATGACAAATTCAATTTTGAGGATATATATGGATACGTAAGTTTTTAACGTTAACtacgagagagagaaaaaaagattgagatGTAATACTGGAATTATGTGTACGGGGTCACAATCAAGTACAGATTATGAGGAGTATTGAGTGATgataaaactaaaatacaaaacattagGAGAcaaaggagaggaagagaggTATCTATTAATCTTTTGGACAGAAGCTGAAAACTGTCACTTCACACGTGGATTTTTAAGATATGGTATGTCGTGTGTCTCGTGATTTGTCAAATCACACATCTTTCTTCATCCCCCACTCATCTATTATGACTTGTTTTGAATGTTTCGTTTCTCTAAaccttattatttatttgatgcCGGTATCACGGTTTACTTCTATTTAACCAGAATATTCCGTATCCAAATATTTTGTGCTTGGTTATGATTTGCGATTTATAGGAGCTATTGCAACCTATAGATACTCGCAGCCGTGGCTCGTTTGTGTCATCAATTCTCAAACGAGGCATCATGCATTGGCCTATGGCCTCATATTACAATTAATAGATCTTAGGGACCATGTTCTCTGGTTcgatattcaaaattttccttattttttatatatgttctggtccaatgtatttaaattttatcaaaCTCTTATTAATGTGAATGAGCTAAGAAAGATATACGATCAAATAAAGAATGTACAATATTAGCCTAGAAATTTTCATAGGTCTTCGGAAGCTTTCAGAAATTATAACAGGCTTggttatattgtatttgtatttgtatcgAGTAAAGGATGTGTCAGCTTTTAGTTATATACTTAACGAACTTTTGAATTGGATATCtactatttttgttgttatgggTTTCGTCGAATATATGAACTTTGAAAGTTTGAATTCTACCTTCCCTAAAACGTCATTGTCATTACTTATCTTATAGCAAATATTAACCCCAAGGACAGAGGTTAAATTAATGTAACAAGTTATCATTACCGTTCTAATTTTGAAAACTCTTACCCACAGACACAAGAGTATTGTTTGTATATTCTGTTTAATGTCGTGAACATTATAATCATAACAACTAATGGGTAGGAAGACGTGTCAAATATTCAATAAGATTAAAATAGTGATACTGATAATAATAGAATAAGGCACATGTTGGATTATGATGACTTCGCTTTCATCACATGTTAACGATAATATTTCATCTTTGTATGCCACTATGAGGGTCCTTAGATCGTAAACATATCTTCTCAATGtttatgttaattattataAGAAGATATGTGACTACTAAAATATGTTACaataaaataatgttaataTAGGTTTCTACTAAAAACACTATATTTTACCTATTTATATAACTTGAGAATGTTATGTTAATTATTATAAGATCTatatattgaatagaatataGTAGAATCAAGCATTACGAAATTACTAACATGAATGAATAATGCTTTAAAGGGTGTTTCGTGGAGGGGATATCGATGTATCCTAGTGGTAAATTCACCTCAACATGGAGAA is drawn from Camelina sativa cultivar DH55 chromosome 8, Cs, whole genome shotgun sequence and contains these coding sequences:
- the LOC104708543 gene encoding arginyl-tRNA--protein transferase 1-like isoform X2, whose translation is MSSGNDASSSHDGGSNGESVVDDRGRYRSTCGYCKSPARSSIAHGLSAETLTVYDYQALIDRGWRRSGTYLYKHEMDKTCCPPYTIRLKASDFVPTKEQQRASRRLERFLDAKLDTQPREQTVAFSSDEVLDSGKKSLGTATSAVEPIMDDLSNKIDQAVQMCIQSGEFPSNMQIPQASVKKVFCARRKKLAEGPEQLLYTSNIAFPIAAAIKRTQTSENNAEENRLSPETISEMLLSAMSKVWEISDMSIKVCKGHINFLSASNVSFSDRDVVPNGNISRGVNSTGEGETLQTKMDSEHHQTRKRKLEIHLKRSSFDPEEHELYKRYQLKVHNDKPGHVTESSYRRFLVDSPLIYVQHSGDGKVPPCGFGSFHQQYRVDGRLIAVGVVDILPKCLSSVYLFWDPDYAFLSLGKYSAMQEINWVKENQAHCPSVQYYYLGYYIHSCNKMRYKAAYRPSELLCPLRFQWVPFEVARPMLDKKPYVILSDIASSQNQCSLLARASETLAEPAVSEHEDMEQGETNDNFMGCSDDDDNDDNNDNEDVDVDDDDDDDDDDDEDGEIESEDSHIDSDPGSKDSDISNILIGLYGTQYRYKWNLKDLRQILSPEGRKQLEPMLQNYRKVVGAELSERMLYEIN
- the LOC104708543 gene encoding arginyl-tRNA--protein transferase 1-like isoform X3, producing MSSGNDASSSHDGGSNGESVVDDRGRYRSTCGYCKSPARSSIAHGLSAETLTVSDYQALIDRGWRRSGTYLYKHEMDKTCCPPYTIRLKASDFVPTKEQQRASRRLERFLDAKLDTQPREQTVAFSSDEVLDSGKKSLGTATSAVEPIMDDLSNKIDQAVQMCIQSGEFPSNMQIPQASVKKVFCARRKKLAEGPEQLLYTSNIAFPIAAAIKRTQTSENNAEENRLSPETISEMLLSAMSKVWEISDMSIKVCKGHINFLSASNVSFSDRDVVPNGNISRGVNSTGEGETLQTKMDSEHHQTRKRKLEIHLKRSSFDPEEHELYKRYQLKVHNDKPGHVTESSYRRFLVDSPLIYVQHSGDGKVPPCGFGSFHQQYRVDGRLIAVGVVDILPKCLSSVYLFWDPDYAFLSLGKYSAMQEINWVKENQAHCPSVQYYYLGYYIHSCNKMRYKAAYRPSELLCPLRFQWVPFEVARPMLDKKPYVILSDIASSQNQCSLLARASETLAEPAVSEHEDMEQGETNDNFMGCSDDDDNDDNNDNEDVDVDDDDDDDDDDDEDGEIESEDSHIDSDPGSKDSDISNILIGLYGTQYRYKDLRQILSPEGRKQLEPMLQNYRKVVGAELSERMLYEIN
- the LOC104708543 gene encoding arginyl-tRNA--protein transferase 1-like isoform X5, giving the protein MSSGNDASSSHDGGSNGESVVDDRGRYRSTCGYCKSPARSSIAHGLSAETLTVSDYQALIDRGWRRSGTYLYKHEMDKTCCPPYTIRLKASDFVPTKEQQRASRRLERFLDAKLDTQPREQTVAFSSDEVLDSGKKSLGTATSAVEPIMDDLSNKIDQAVQMCIQSGEFPSNMQIPQASVKKVFCARRKKLAEGPEQLLYTSNIAFPIAAAIKRTQTSENNAEENRLSPETISEMLLSAMSKVWEISDMSIKVCKGHINFLSASNVSFSDRDVVPNGNISRGVNSTGEGETLQTKMDSEHHQTRKRKLEIHLKRSSFDPEEHELYKRYQLKVHNDKPGHVTESSYRRFLVDSPLIYVQHSGDGKVPPCGFGSFHQQYRVDGRLIAVGVVDILPKCLSSVYLFWDPDYAFLSLGKYSAMQEINWVKENQAHCPSVQYYYLGYYIHSCNKMRYKAAYRPSELLCPLRFQWVPFEVARPMLDKKPYVILSDIASSQNQCSLLARASETLAEPAVSEHEDMEQGETNDNFMGCSDDDDNDDNNDNEDVDVDDDDDDDDDDDEDGEIESEDSHIDSDPGSKDSDISNILIGLYGTQYRYKKSGI
- the LOC104708543 gene encoding arginyl-tRNA--protein transferase 1-like isoform X1; this translates as MSSGNDASSSHDGGSNGESVVDDRGRYRSTCGYCKSPARSSIAHGLSAETLTVSDYQALIDRGWRRSGTYLYKHEMDKTCCPPYTIRLKASDFVPTKEQQRASRRLERFLDAKLDTQPREQTVAFSSDEVLDSGKKSLGTATSAVEPIMDDLSNKIDQAVQMCIQSGEFPSNMQIPQASVKKVFCARRKKLAEGPEQLLYTSNIAFPIAAAIKRTQTSENNAEENRLSPETISEMLLSAMSKVWEISDMSIKVCKGHINFLSASNVSFSDRDVVPNGNISRGVNSTGEGETLQTKMDSEHHQTRKRKLEIHLKRSSFDPEEHELYKRYQLKVHNDKPGHVTESSYRRFLVDSPLIYVQHSGDGKVPPCGFGSFHQQYRVDGRLIAVGVVDILPKCLSSVYLFWDPDYAFLSLGKYSAMQEINWVKENQAHCPSVQYYYLGYYIHSCNKMRYKAAYRPSELLCPLRFQWVPFEVARPMLDKKPYVILSDIASSQNQCSLLARASETLAEPAVSEHEDMEQGETNDNFMGCSDDDDNDDNNDNEDVDVDDDDDDDDDDDEDGEIESEDSHIDSDPGSKDSDISNILIGLYGTQYRYKWNLKDLRQILSPEGRKQLEPMLQNYRKVVGAELSERMLYEIN
- the LOC104708543 gene encoding arginyl-tRNA--protein transferase 1-like isoform X4; its protein translation is MSSGNDASSSHDGGSNGESVVDDRGRYRSTCGYCKSPARSSIAHGLSAETLTVYDYQALIDRGWRRSGTYLYKHEMDKTCCPPYTIRLKASDFVPTKEQQRASRRLERFLDAKLDTQPREQTVAFSSDEVLDSGKKSLGTATSAVEPIMDDLSNKIDQAVQMCIQSGEFPSNMQIPQASVKKVFCARRKKLAEGPEQLLYTSNIAFPIAAAIKRTQTSENNAEENRLSPETISEMLLSAMSKVWEISDMSIKVCKGHINFLSASNVSFSDRDVVPNGNISRGVNSTGEGETLQTKMDSEHHQTRKRKLEIHLKRSSFDPEEHELYKRYQLKVHNDKPGHVTESSYRRFLVDSPLIYVQHSGDGKVPPCGFGSFHQQYRVDGRLIAVGVVDILPKCLSSVYLFWDPDYAFLSLGKYSAMQEINWVKENQAHCPSVQYYYLGYYIHSCNKMRYKAAYRPSELLCPLRFQWVPFEVARPMLDKKPYVILSDIASSQNQCSLLARASETLAEPAVSEHEDMEQGETNDNFMGCSDDDDNDDNNDNEDVDVDDDDDDDDDDDEDGEIESEDSHIDSDPGSKDSDISNILIGLYGTQYRYKDLRQILSPEGRKQLEPMLQNYRKVVGAELSERMLYEIN